From the Purpureocillium takamizusanense chromosome 6, complete sequence genome, one window contains:
- the BEM3 gene encoding Rho GTPase activating protein (EggNog:ENOG503NVRI~COG:T), giving the protein MSQRDPRSRQRLRKAPPNHHQQFQQDFQQQVLHEHPLLLDNKNSKAAAAASSSSSSAAAAVSLAAIPDPRPAAAESTVAGDAGHVRSSSPASQPASPSSVSSFSYNSPQRSTPRPQPRPHQPVDDSPTVGRLIAVPSLSSLGSLPHPASPRSPRPPIPSPLSTASNVAPSPSRTSPRHPTSPSSQGLPSPIGQGLPERTAPSQEPVGQTAFYSDSSAPSTPDEEIPRLTFANTTNDTRSVSDPVASRPTPSQGRSPPRVPKPPMAAPVMAATGEVPKGTPRNASIDTTISTASSTLSLSKGSGSPSKPIDVAGLIKTAGSPEAVIEHLLKEKQSQAQQNSQLWRLVDKQRAMILGLNKDLESALKDKERYRKKLKELMANPAVMKAAGGPRGDPEPEPEPEPTGRRGPPGPRVDVDVPTREPDSPSLDSDSQKNSPIDITMAPYPITPPADRQQVPHSAVGEILDPRHIMPKPQEHALDKFDHEAEERAADEERKERKEESLREIPYNVSLPPSRSLPSDPPSVPPPKPPLSPPLVTIMEPTPQPDEGLGKFPAPQRKAPPAPLQLSQQARKSAAPPEDDDSDSDYDDILDVGHVGPEPRGRRRTREEDDREREIIAFREEQERSASKKSKSSQARLSAETSSAPDPKAAAALLGQAHGDVPPSLDAMLHVDHNAELAPPLRSPGLPVSPRPFGNAPKTAASAASLSPRSGNSATLGPPMSPRPPRQAIPLPPNTPLVSPAMSGGSPSAQATNAGSRADDATDAGVSGKGRSATAERTKIFRGLVTDEFPDLLLPPNALPSIQVKVASSRMKPSRASLMSLTQLEEDPVFTLAIASRADGGELWRVEKDIASLSKLDQRLKQCPAVTAKTPDRSLFSGHAPAKLDARRVALEQYLDELLDTPLDATTAVELCKYLSSNTLPPNADETGSALRSSPETGSFKIGTDGRPIRSGYLTKKGKNFGGWKARFFIIEGPHLKYYETPGGAHLGTIKLQNAQIGKQSQASNEVQSPSRLSNGEELDNQYRHAFLILEPKKKDSHSHVKHVLCAESDKERDSWVDVLLQWIDYRDPDDPDAKSSKGASNAHDRQGSGHEHSNGAKAKKNNQGRPNHQPAESDTLIGVRYDTTHAGETPQGVPGGPRSAMGLPEHYSSHNLAGETMSSQSNKIISAPKDPQVISDSAAWGNKQGLSIPTNDEKKARKRSFFGFGPKTRSSSDGQDSLFGGSEAGSAATPPQASYHGPVRQVFGAPLAEAVRYNPPVDVNVPLPSVVFRCIQYLDHKDAILEEGIFRLSGSNVVIKQLRERFNNEGDINLVTDEHYHDIHAVASLLKLYLRELPTTILTRDLHLDFLATTEITDRKEKITTLAELARRLPQANATLLKYLISFLIKIINNADMNKMNVRNVGIVFSPTLNIPAPVFAMFLQNYEAIFGVDPEHYELPSPMPESDSQHGRVDGPPRLDPPARPSTSGSASPHRQPRMDSMRDHARQTPTPPLLQNLQTARGSPTPPLGTARSQYDLGHSIQYNTTSSVSSRPAYESVYGVPAGSEASGFHPAPRAAPGYDRPIYPSVNDEQGPGSSQAQEQPQNANTNAKRRESLVYMGGLSGLQHHGSKSRLREEARF; this is encoded by the exons ATGTCGCAGCGCGACCCCCGgagccgccagcgcctgcgcaAGGCCCCTCCTAATCATCATCAGCAGTTCCAGCAAGACTTCCAGCAACAAGTGCTGCACGAACACCCACTCCTACTCGACAACAAGAAtagcaaggccgccgccgccgcatcctcctcatcctcctccgccgccgccgccgtgtccttggccgccatccCGGACCCTCgtcctgccgctgccgaaaGCACCGTTGCCGGAGACGCAGGCCATGTCCGTTCCTCGTCTCCCGCTTCGCAACccgcctctccctcgtccgtctcgtccTTTTCGTACAACTCTCCGCAGCGCTCGACCCCTCGCCCTcaacctcgccctcaccaacccgtcgacgacagtcccaccgtcggccgcctcatAGCCGTGCCGTCGCTCTCTTCTCTGGGCTCGTTACCACATCCCGCGTCGCCAAG ATCTCCTCGACCACCGATCCCAAGCCCATTATCTACAGCGAGCAACGTGGCGCCGTCTCCATCGCGCACGAGTCCTCGACATCCCACATCCCCGTCCAGCCAGGGCCTGCCGTCCCCCATTGGACAGGGCCTGCCTGAGAGAACGGCGCCTTCACAGGAACCTGTCGGCCAAACGGCTTTCTATAGCGACTCGtccgccccgtcgacgccagaCGAGGAAATACCAAG GTTAACCTTTGCAAACACCACGAATGACACCCGAAGCGTCTCCGACCCCGTAGCCTCCAGACCGACGCCCTCGCAGGGCCGTTCGCCCCCGAGGGTGCCTAAGCCGCCCATGGCAGCCCCCGtcatggcggccacgggcgaggTGCCCAAGGGCACGCCTCGGAATGCCTCCATCGACACCACCATTTCTACTGCCTCATCTACCCTGTCGCTGAGTaagggcagcggcagtccGTCAAAGCCAATCGATGTCGCGGGCCTCATCAAGACGGCAGGCAGTCCCGAGGCCGTCATCGAGCATCtgctcaaggagaagcagtCGCAGGCACAGCAAAATTCCCAGTTATGGCGGTTGGTCGACAAGCAACGGGCCATGATCCTTGGGCTGAATAAGGACCTTGAATCTgccctcaaggacaaggagagaTACAggaagaagctcaaggagctgaTGGCCAACCCGGCGGTGATGAAAGCCGCAGGTGGCCCGCGAGGGGAtccggagccggagccggagccggagccgacaggtcgtcgtggcccgcctggcccgcgcgtcgacgtcgacgtgccAACCCGCGAGCCCGACTCGCCGAGCCTCGACTCGGACAGTCAGAAGAATTCTCCTATTGATATCACAATGGCGCCCTATCCCATCACCCCGCCGGCAGATCGGCAGCAGGTGCCGCATtccgccgtgggcgagatTCTCGACCCAAGACACATCATGCCCAAGCCACAGGAGCATGCCCTCGACAAGTTCGACCACGAGGCGGAAGAGAGGGCTGCCGACGAAGAGCGCAAGGAAAGGAAGGAGGAGTCTCTTCGCGAGATACCTTACAACGTCTCGCTGCCTCCATCGCGCAGCCTCCCGAGCGATCCACCGAGCGTCCCTCCGCCGAAGCCCCCTCTGTCCCCCCcgctcgtcaccatcatGGAGCCGACGCCCCAGCCTGACGAGGGCCTTGGCAAGTTCCCAGCTCCGCAACGGAAGGCGCCTCCAGCCCCGTTGCAACTCAGTCAGCAAGCTCGCAagagcgcggcgccacctGAGGATGACGACTCCGACTCGGACTACGACGACATCTTGGACGTTGGACACGTGGGGCCTGAGCcgcgaggtcggcgccggaCACGCGAGGAGGATGACCGCGAACGGGAAATCATTGCCTTCAGGGAAGAACAGGAACGGAGCGCTTCCAAGAAGAGCAAATCTAGCCAGGCCAGGCTGTCTGCGGAGACGAGCAGTGCGCCTGATCccaaagccgccgccgctctccttggccaggcACATGGCGacgtccctccctccctaGACGCGATGCTTCACGTTGACCACAACGCTGAGCTAGCACCCCCTCTCCGAAGCCCCGGTCTCCCGGTCAGCCCGAGGCCGTTTGGCAACGCCccaaagacggcggcgtcagcggctTCGCTGTCACCTAGATCCGGAAACTCGGCGACTTTGGGCCCCCCAATGTCACCCAGACCTCCCCGTCAGGCGATTCCATTGCCGCCCAACACGCCCCTCGTGTCTCCGGCCATGTCAGGGGGCTCGCCGTCCGCTCAAGCCACCAACGCGGGCTCGCGCGCGGACGATGCGACAGACGCTGGCGTTTCGGGCAAGGGAcggtcggccacggccgagcGTACCAAGATCTTTCGCGGATTGGTTACAGACGAGTTCCCCGATCTCTTATTGCCGCCGAACGCGCTGCCCTCGATCCAGGTCAAGGTCGCGTCATCTCGCATGAAGCCGTCGCGCGCAAGCCTGATGTCCCTTACGCAACTAGAAGAGGACCCGGTGTTCActctcgccatcgcctcTCGGGCGGACGGTGGAGAGCTCTGGCGTGTCGAGAAGGACATCGCGTCTCTGAGCAAGCTGGACCAGCGACTGAAGCAGTGTCCAGCCGtcacggccaagacgccaGACCGGTCACTGTTCAGCGGCCACGCCCCGGCAAAATTGGACGCACGACGAGTGGCGCTAGAGCAGTATCTAGACGAGCTGCTTGACACGCCGCTGGACGCAACGACGGCAGTGGAGCTGTGCAAGTACCTGTCCAGCAACACCCTACCGCCTAACGCGGATGAGACGGGATCGGCGCTCAGAAGCAGCCCAGAGACTGGCAGCTTCAAGATTGGTACCGACGGCCGCCCGATCCGGAGCGGCTACCTGACCAAGAAGGGAAAGAATTTCGGCGGGTGGAAAGCCAGGTTCTTCATCATCGAGGGGCCTCACCTCAAATACTATGAGACGCCGGGCGGAGCTCACCTGGGCACCATCAAACTGCAGAATGCCCAGATCGGGAAGCAGTCCCAAGCCAGCAACGAGGTgcagtcgccgtcgcggcttTCAAACGGCGAGGAACTCGACAACCAGTACCGCCATGCCTTCCTGATCCTAgagccgaagaagaaggactCGCACAGCCACGTTAAGCATGTGCTGTGCGCAGAGAGCGACAAGGAGCGTGACTCATGGGTAGACGTCCTGCTGCAGTGGATCGACTACCGAGACCCCGACGACCCCGACGCGAAGAGCTCCAAGGGCGCCTCCAACGCGCATGACCGCCAGGGGTCCGGACACGAACACTCAAATGGGGCCAAGGCAAAGAAGAACAACCAAGGCCGGCCCAACCATCAGCCCGCGGAATCGGATACGTTGATTGGCGTCCGGTACGACACCACGCACGCTGGGGAGACGCCTCAGGGCGTGCCGGGAGGGCCCAGGTCAGCGATGGGGCTCCCCGAGCACTACAGCTCGCACAACCTCGCTGGAGAGACGATGAGCTCCCAGTCGAACAAGATCATCTCGGCGCCCAAAGACCCGCAGGTCATctccgactcggcggcaTGGGGCAACAAGCAGGGTCTGTCGATCCCGACcaacgacgagaagaaggctAGGAAGCGAAGCTTCTTTGGTTTTGGCCCCAAGACCCGGTCATCGTCGGACGGCCAGGACTCCCTgtttggcggcagcgaggccggctcggcggcgacgccaccgcAGGCATCGTACCACGGACCTGTCCGTCAAGTCTTCggggcgccgctggctgaGGCGGTCCGATACAACCCGCCGGTGGACGTCAACGTGCCGCTCCCCTCTGTCGTGTTCCGCTGCATCCAGTACCTGGACCACAAGGACGCCATCCTTGAAGAGGGCATTTTCCGCCTCAGCGGCTCCAACGTGGTCATCAAGCAACTCCGGGAGCGGTTCAACAACGAAGGCGACATCAACCTGGTGACGGACGAGCACTACCATGACATCCACGCCGTGGCCTCGCTGCTCAAGCTCTATCTCCGCGAGCTGCCCACCACTATTCTGACGAGAGACCTCCACCTCGACTTCCTGGCAACCACCGAGATCACAGACCGCAAGGAAAAGATTAcgacgctggccgagctTGCGCGAAGGTTGCCGCAAGCTAACGCGACCCTGCTCAAATACCTGATTTCATTCCTCATCAAGATCATCAACAATGCGGACATGAACAAGATGAATGTGCGCAACGTGGGCATTGTGTTTTCGCCCACGCTGAACATACCCGCACCGGTCTTCGCCATGTTCCTGCAGAACTACGAGGCCATCTTCGGCGTTGACCCGGAGCACTACGAGCTGCCCTCTCCGATGCCCGAGTCCGACTCACAACATGGGCGAgtcgacggcccgccgcgccttgACCCGCCGGCACGACCATCTACGTcgggcagcgcctcgccgcaccGCCAGCCGCGCATGGACTCGATGAGGGACCACGCCAGgcagacgccgacgccgccgctactGCAGAATTTGCAGACCGCCAggggctcgccgacgccgcctctgGGGACCGCCCGCTCGCAGTACGACCTGGGTCACAGCATTCAGTACAACACGACGTCCAGCGTGTCCTCGCGGCCCGCGTACGAGAGCGTATACGGCGTCCCCGCGGGCTCTGAAGCGTCGGGCTTCCatcccgcgccgcgcgccgctccgGGATACGACCGGCCCATATACCCCAGCGTCAACGACGAGCAAGGGCCAGGCAGCTCGCAGGCTCAGGAGCAGCCCCAAAACGCGAACACGAACGCGAAGCGACGGGAGAGCTTGGTCTACATGGGCGGCCTAAGCGGCCTCCAACATCATGGATCCAAGAGCCGACTTCGCGAAGAAGCACGGTTTTAA
- the BEM3 gene encoding Rho GTPase activating protein, variant 2 (EggNog:ENOG503NVRI~COG:T): MSLSCDLDLLAFPLLMPRADTPRRLSRSPRPPIPSPLSTASNVAPSPSRTSPRHPTSPSSQGLPSPIGQGLPERTAPSQEPVGQTAFYSDSSAPSTPDEEIPRLTFANTTNDTRSVSDPVASRPTPSQGRSPPRVPKPPMAAPVMAATGEVPKGTPRNASIDTTISTASSTLSLSKGSGSPSKPIDVAGLIKTAGSPEAVIEHLLKEKQSQAQQNSQLWRLVDKQRAMILGLNKDLESALKDKERYRKKLKELMANPAVMKAAGGPRGDPEPEPEPEPTGRRGPPGPRVDVDVPTREPDSPSLDSDSQKNSPIDITMAPYPITPPADRQQVPHSAVGEILDPRHIMPKPQEHALDKFDHEAEERAADEERKERKEESLREIPYNVSLPPSRSLPSDPPSVPPPKPPLSPPLVTIMEPTPQPDEGLGKFPAPQRKAPPAPLQLSQQARKSAAPPEDDDSDSDYDDILDVGHVGPEPRGRRRTREEDDREREIIAFREEQERSASKKSKSSQARLSAETSSAPDPKAAAALLGQAHGDVPPSLDAMLHVDHNAELAPPLRSPGLPVSPRPFGNAPKTAASAASLSPRSGNSATLGPPMSPRPPRQAIPLPPNTPLVSPAMSGGSPSAQATNAGSRADDATDAGVSGKGRSATAERTKIFRGLVTDEFPDLLLPPNALPSIQVKVASSRMKPSRASLMSLTQLEEDPVFTLAIASRADGGELWRVEKDIASLSKLDQRLKQCPAVTAKTPDRSLFSGHAPAKLDARRVALEQYLDELLDTPLDATTAVELCKYLSSNTLPPNADETGSALRSSPETGSFKIGTDGRPIRSGYLTKKGKNFGGWKARFFIIEGPHLKYYETPGGAHLGTIKLQNAQIGKQSQASNEVQSPSRLSNGEELDNQYRHAFLILEPKKKDSHSHVKHVLCAESDKERDSWVDVLLQWIDYRDPDDPDAKSSKGASNAHDRQGSGHEHSNGAKAKKNNQGRPNHQPAESDTLIGVRYDTTHAGETPQGVPGGPRSAMGLPEHYSSHNLAGETMSSQSNKIISAPKDPQVISDSAAWGNKQGLSIPTNDEKKARKRSFFGFGPKTRSSSDGQDSLFGGSEAGSAATPPQASYHGPVRQVFGAPLAEAVRYNPPVDVNVPLPSVVFRCIQYLDHKDAILEEGIFRLSGSNVVIKQLRERFNNEGDINLVTDEHYHDIHAVASLLKLYLRELPTTILTRDLHLDFLATTEITDRKEKITTLAELARRLPQANATLLKYLISFLIKIINNADMNKMNVRNVGIVFSPTLNIPAPVFAMFLQNYEAIFGVDPEHYELPSPMPESDSQHGRVDGPPRLDPPARPSTSGSASPHRQPRMDSMRDHARQTPTPPLLQNLQTARGSPTPPLGTARSQYDLGHSIQYNTTSSVSSRPAYESVYGVPAGSEASGFHPAPRAAPGYDRPIYPSVNDEQGPGSSQAQEQPQNANTNAKRRESLVYMGGLSGLQHHGSKSRLREEARF, from the exons ATGTCACTGTCGTGCGACCTCGACTTGCTAGCCTTCCCTCTTCTGATGCCTCGGGCTGAcacgccgcgccgtctcTCCAGATCTCCTCGACCACCGATCCCAAGCCCATTATCTACAGCGAGCAACGTGGCGCCGTCTCCATCGCGCACGAGTCCTCGACATCCCACATCCCCGTCCAGCCAGGGCCTGCCGTCCCCCATTGGACAGGGCCTGCCTGAGAGAACGGCGCCTTCACAGGAACCTGTCGGCCAAACGGCTTTCTATAGCGACTCGtccgccccgtcgacgccagaCGAGGAAATACCAAG GTTAACCTTTGCAAACACCACGAATGACACCCGAAGCGTCTCCGACCCCGTAGCCTCCAGACCGACGCCCTCGCAGGGCCGTTCGCCCCCGAGGGTGCCTAAGCCGCCCATGGCAGCCCCCGtcatggcggccacgggcgaggTGCCCAAGGGCACGCCTCGGAATGCCTCCATCGACACCACCATTTCTACTGCCTCATCTACCCTGTCGCTGAGTaagggcagcggcagtccGTCAAAGCCAATCGATGTCGCGGGCCTCATCAAGACGGCAGGCAGTCCCGAGGCCGTCATCGAGCATCtgctcaaggagaagcagtCGCAGGCACAGCAAAATTCCCAGTTATGGCGGTTGGTCGACAAGCAACGGGCCATGATCCTTGGGCTGAATAAGGACCTTGAATCTgccctcaaggacaaggagagaTACAggaagaagctcaaggagctgaTGGCCAACCCGGCGGTGATGAAAGCCGCAGGTGGCCCGCGAGGGGAtccggagccggagccggagccggagccgacaggtcgtcgtggcccgcctggcccgcgcgtcgacgtcgacgtgccAACCCGCGAGCCCGACTCGCCGAGCCTCGACTCGGACAGTCAGAAGAATTCTCCTATTGATATCACAATGGCGCCCTATCCCATCACCCCGCCGGCAGATCGGCAGCAGGTGCCGCATtccgccgtgggcgagatTCTCGACCCAAGACACATCATGCCCAAGCCACAGGAGCATGCCCTCGACAAGTTCGACCACGAGGCGGAAGAGAGGGCTGCCGACGAAGAGCGCAAGGAAAGGAAGGAGGAGTCTCTTCGCGAGATACCTTACAACGTCTCGCTGCCTCCATCGCGCAGCCTCCCGAGCGATCCACCGAGCGTCCCTCCGCCGAAGCCCCCTCTGTCCCCCCcgctcgtcaccatcatGGAGCCGACGCCCCAGCCTGACGAGGGCCTTGGCAAGTTCCCAGCTCCGCAACGGAAGGCGCCTCCAGCCCCGTTGCAACTCAGTCAGCAAGCTCGCAagagcgcggcgccacctGAGGATGACGACTCCGACTCGGACTACGACGACATCTTGGACGTTGGACACGTGGGGCCTGAGCcgcgaggtcggcgccggaCACGCGAGGAGGATGACCGCGAACGGGAAATCATTGCCTTCAGGGAAGAACAGGAACGGAGCGCTTCCAAGAAGAGCAAATCTAGCCAGGCCAGGCTGTCTGCGGAGACGAGCAGTGCGCCTGATCccaaagccgccgccgctctccttggccaggcACATGGCGacgtccctccctccctaGACGCGATGCTTCACGTTGACCACAACGCTGAGCTAGCACCCCCTCTCCGAAGCCCCGGTCTCCCGGTCAGCCCGAGGCCGTTTGGCAACGCCccaaagacggcggcgtcagcggctTCGCTGTCACCTAGATCCGGAAACTCGGCGACTTTGGGCCCCCCAATGTCACCCAGACCTCCCCGTCAGGCGATTCCATTGCCGCCCAACACGCCCCTCGTGTCTCCGGCCATGTCAGGGGGCTCGCCGTCCGCTCAAGCCACCAACGCGGGCTCGCGCGCGGACGATGCGACAGACGCTGGCGTTTCGGGCAAGGGAcggtcggccacggccgagcGTACCAAGATCTTTCGCGGATTGGTTACAGACGAGTTCCCCGATCTCTTATTGCCGCCGAACGCGCTGCCCTCGATCCAGGTCAAGGTCGCGTCATCTCGCATGAAGCCGTCGCGCGCAAGCCTGATGTCCCTTACGCAACTAGAAGAGGACCCGGTGTTCActctcgccatcgcctcTCGGGCGGACGGTGGAGAGCTCTGGCGTGTCGAGAAGGACATCGCGTCTCTGAGCAAGCTGGACCAGCGACTGAAGCAGTGTCCAGCCGtcacggccaagacgccaGACCGGTCACTGTTCAGCGGCCACGCCCCGGCAAAATTGGACGCACGACGAGTGGCGCTAGAGCAGTATCTAGACGAGCTGCTTGACACGCCGCTGGACGCAACGACGGCAGTGGAGCTGTGCAAGTACCTGTCCAGCAACACCCTACCGCCTAACGCGGATGAGACGGGATCGGCGCTCAGAAGCAGCCCAGAGACTGGCAGCTTCAAGATTGGTACCGACGGCCGCCCGATCCGGAGCGGCTACCTGACCAAGAAGGGAAAGAATTTCGGCGGGTGGAAAGCCAGGTTCTTCATCATCGAGGGGCCTCACCTCAAATACTATGAGACGCCGGGCGGAGCTCACCTGGGCACCATCAAACTGCAGAATGCCCAGATCGGGAAGCAGTCCCAAGCCAGCAACGAGGTgcagtcgccgtcgcggcttTCAAACGGCGAGGAACTCGACAACCAGTACCGCCATGCCTTCCTGATCCTAgagccgaagaagaaggactCGCACAGCCACGTTAAGCATGTGCTGTGCGCAGAGAGCGACAAGGAGCGTGACTCATGGGTAGACGTCCTGCTGCAGTGGATCGACTACCGAGACCCCGACGACCCCGACGCGAAGAGCTCCAAGGGCGCCTCCAACGCGCATGACCGCCAGGGGTCCGGACACGAACACTCAAATGGGGCCAAGGCAAAGAAGAACAACCAAGGCCGGCCCAACCATCAGCCCGCGGAATCGGATACGTTGATTGGCGTCCGGTACGACACCACGCACGCTGGGGAGACGCCTCAGGGCGTGCCGGGAGGGCCCAGGTCAGCGATGGGGCTCCCCGAGCACTACAGCTCGCACAACCTCGCTGGAGAGACGATGAGCTCCCAGTCGAACAAGATCATCTCGGCGCCCAAAGACCCGCAGGTCATctccgactcggcggcaTGGGGCAACAAGCAGGGTCTGTCGATCCCGACcaacgacgagaagaaggctAGGAAGCGAAGCTTCTTTGGTTTTGGCCCCAAGACCCGGTCATCGTCGGACGGCCAGGACTCCCTgtttggcggcagcgaggccggctcggcggcgacgccaccgcAGGCATCGTACCACGGACCTGTCCGTCAAGTCTTCggggcgccgctggctgaGGCGGTCCGATACAACCCGCCGGTGGACGTCAACGTGCCGCTCCCCTCTGTCGTGTTCCGCTGCATCCAGTACCTGGACCACAAGGACGCCATCCTTGAAGAGGGCATTTTCCGCCTCAGCGGCTCCAACGTGGTCATCAAGCAACTCCGGGAGCGGTTCAACAACGAAGGCGACATCAACCTGGTGACGGACGAGCACTACCATGACATCCACGCCGTGGCCTCGCTGCTCAAGCTCTATCTCCGCGAGCTGCCCACCACTATTCTGACGAGAGACCTCCACCTCGACTTCCTGGCAACCACCGAGATCACAGACCGCAAGGAAAAGATTAcgacgctggccgagctTGCGCGAAGGTTGCCGCAAGCTAACGCGACCCTGCTCAAATACCTGATTTCATTCCTCATCAAGATCATCAACAATGCGGACATGAACAAGATGAATGTGCGCAACGTGGGCATTGTGTTTTCGCCCACGCTGAACATACCCGCACCGGTCTTCGCCATGTTCCTGCAGAACTACGAGGCCATCTTCGGCGTTGACCCGGAGCACTACGAGCTGCCCTCTCCGATGCCCGAGTCCGACTCACAACATGGGCGAgtcgacggcccgccgcgccttgACCCGCCGGCACGACCATCTACGTcgggcagcgcctcgccgcaccGCCAGCCGCGCATGGACTCGATGAGGGACCACGCCAGgcagacgccgacgccgccgctactGCAGAATTTGCAGACCGCCAggggctcgccgacgccgcctctgGGGACCGCCCGCTCGCAGTACGACCTGGGTCACAGCATTCAGTACAACACGACGTCCAGCGTGTCCTCGCGGCCCGCGTACGAGAGCGTATACGGCGTCCCCGCGGGCTCTGAAGCGTCGGGCTTCCatcccgcgccgcgcgccgctccgGGATACGACCGGCCCATATACCCCAGCGTCAACGACGAGCAAGGGCCAGGCAGCTCGCAGGCTCAGGAGCAGCCCCAAAACGCGAACACGAACGCGAAGCGACGGGAGAGCTTGGTCTACATGGGCGGCCTAAGCGGCCTCCAACATCATGGATCCAAGAGCCGACTTCGCGAAGAAGCACGGTTTTAA